A single window of Nocardia higoensis DNA harbors:
- a CDS encoding GNAT family N-acetyltransferase produces the protein MTVTDTEIVVRAAVKADVPEMVSILDRAFGSDDPFGEYMFPDPARRPRHQHRLHRAMLRHQYLPNDGALVATVEGRVAGVGLWQKPDHRFGPLRYLAAVPEFAWAMGSAGPRVLRMDATMSAIASGLPHFFGVSLAVAPDRQRGGVGRALLAHVMGELERAQAPMFGLCKDGNVAYYEAGGALRVGRVRLGRGGPEVNVMMWLPRSLRASGE, from the coding sequence GTGACCGTGACCGATACCGAGATCGTCGTCAGAGCGGCGGTGAAAGCCGATGTGCCCGAAATGGTCTCGATCCTCGACCGCGCCTTCGGCAGCGACGACCCGTTCGGCGAGTACATGTTCCCCGACCCCGCGCGCAGGCCCCGCCACCAGCACCGGCTGCACCGCGCGATGCTGCGCCACCAATACCTGCCCAACGACGGCGCGCTCGTGGCCACCGTCGAGGGCCGCGTCGCCGGGGTGGGCCTGTGGCAGAAACCGGACCACCGCTTCGGCCCGTTGCGCTACCTGGCCGCCGTCCCCGAATTCGCCTGGGCCATGGGCTCGGCCGGGCCCCGCGTCCTGCGCATGGACGCCACCATGTCCGCCATCGCGAGCGGCCTGCCGCACTTCTTTGGCGTCAGCCTCGCGGTGGCACCGGACCGGCAACGCGGCGGGGTCGGCCGCGCGTTGCTCGCCCACGTCATGGGCGAACTCGAGCGTGCTCAGGCGCCCATGTTCGGACTCTGCAAGGACGGCAACGTCGCCTATTACGAGGCCGGCGGCGCGCTGCGGGTCGGACGCGTCCGGCTCGGCCGCGGCGGACCCGAGGTCAACGTCATGATGTGGCTGCCGCGCAGTCTGCGCGCGAGCGGCGAATGA
- a CDS encoding cytochrome P450 — MASPSSPSDTALPDGDTTLYPPRWQPAPMRWHRTRVGWRESWRYVAQFVPRWRDRSLIHYLAAELPGADDVLITRLPLLKFVVVRSPTLARHILVTNQDTYAKSAEYDMMAVTFGHGLVTDPDDRRYHRNRRLVQPIFSRANIDRFAVPITEAAADAAERIMALGAHGPVDIGAEMNRLTLDIVARTMFGTDLSGPISQIRLTNLLKFFGIGFMTNISRPLRAVSTLVVRLTTPPARRAGSRIPIRAMRWVTWLSSPAMMLELRRIERAVDSVIDDHRQGRITRTDNLLGLLTAARDPETGHAYSDAEIHDELMTFIGAGMETSATALTWTWTLLAAHPPARERMHEELRRVLGGRTPTADDVDTLEWTKAVLTESMRLYPPIIGLTRVAKKPDVLGGYRIAVGTTIVISLHGVHHNPSVWPEPERFDPARHLDPATAVQRRHGMLAFSAGRRICVAQNFAMMEMTLALAVLAQRMVLEPAYEGPVRRALSFTGGPDAAVPMRPLPRGR; from the coding sequence ATGGCGTCTCCGTCTTCGCCGTCGGACACCGCACTGCCCGACGGCGACACCACCCTGTACCCACCGCGCTGGCAGCCCGCTCCCATGCGCTGGCATCGCACGCGCGTCGGCTGGCGCGAATCCTGGCGATACGTCGCGCAATTCGTGCCACGCTGGCGTGATCGCAGCCTGATCCACTATCTGGCCGCCGAGCTGCCCGGCGCCGACGACGTGCTGATCACCCGGCTGCCGTTGCTGAAATTCGTGGTGGTGCGCAGTCCCACCCTGGCACGGCACATCCTGGTGACCAATCAGGACACCTACGCCAAGAGCGCCGAATACGACATGATGGCGGTGACATTCGGTCACGGCCTGGTCACCGACCCCGACGATCGCCGCTACCACCGCAATCGCCGACTGGTACAGCCGATCTTCTCGCGCGCGAACATCGACCGTTTCGCCGTACCGATCACCGAGGCCGCCGCCGACGCCGCCGAGCGCATCATGGCGCTCGGCGCCCACGGCCCGGTCGACATCGGTGCGGAGATGAACCGGCTGACCCTCGACATCGTCGCGCGCACGATGTTCGGCACCGACCTGTCGGGGCCGATCTCCCAGATCCGGTTGACGAATCTGCTGAAGTTCTTCGGCATCGGGTTCATGACCAATATCAGCCGCCCGCTGCGCGCCGTCTCGACACTGGTCGTCCGGTTGACCACCCCGCCCGCCCGGCGGGCGGGCTCCCGGATCCCGATTCGTGCGATGCGGTGGGTCACGTGGCTGTCCTCGCCGGCGATGATGCTCGAGCTGCGCCGTATCGAGCGCGCCGTGGATTCGGTGATCGACGATCACCGTCAGGGCCGCATCACGCGCACCGACAATCTGCTGGGGCTGTTGACCGCCGCGCGCGATCCCGAGACCGGGCACGCCTACAGCGACGCCGAGATCCACGACGAGCTGATGACCTTCATAGGCGCGGGCATGGAGACCTCGGCGACCGCGCTGACCTGGACCTGGACGCTGCTGGCGGCGCATCCGCCGGCGCGCGAGCGCATGCACGAGGAGCTGCGCCGGGTGCTGGGCGGGCGCACCCCGACCGCCGACGACGTCGACACGCTCGAATGGACGAAGGCGGTGCTGACCGAGTCGATGCGGTTGTATCCGCCGATCATCGGGTTGACCCGGGTGGCGAAGAAGCCCGACGTGCTCGGCGGTTACCGGATCGCGGTGGGCACGACGATCGTGATCAGCCTGCACGGCGTGCACCACAATCCCTCGGTGTGGCCGGAGCCGGAGCGCTTCGACCCGGCGCGGCATCTGGATCCGGCGACGGCGGTGCAGCGCAGGCACGGGATGCTGGCGTTCAGCGCGGGCAGACGGATCTGTGTGGCACAGAATTTCGCGATGATGGAGATGACGCTGGCGCTGGCGGTGCTGGCCCAGCGGATGGTTCTCGAACCCGCCTACGAGGGCCCGGTGCGGCGCGCGTTGTCGTTCACCGGCGGACCGGACGCGGCGGTGCCGATGCGGCCGCTGCCGCGGGGCCGATAG
- a CDS encoding M20/M25/M40 family metallo-hydrolase, with protein sequence MSATGRESDSKNSRAVAEVVDLVSRLIRFDTSNTGDLATTKGEQECAEWVGDRLREVGYTTEYVESGAPGRGNLFARLHGADPSRGALMIHGHLDVVPAQASDWSVHPFSGAVRDGYVWGRGAIDMKDMVGMMLAVARQFKAEGTVPPRDLVFAFLADEENGGRWGSQWLVDNRPDVFDGVTEAVGEVGGFSLTLPRRDGTERRFYLVETAEKSLGWMRLRAKARAGHGSFLHEDNAVTILAQAVARLGTHTFPLVLSDSVAEFLSAVAEETGLPFDPHGPDIEGQLAKLGTISRIIGATLRDTANPTMLAAGYKANVIPQTAEAVVDCRVLPGRQAAFEREVDELIGPDVQREWITKLDSYETTFDGHLVDAMNDAILAHDPDGRTVPYMLSGGTDAKAFARLGIRCFGFAPLRLPPELDFSALFHGVDERVPVESLEFGTKVLEHFLLNS encoded by the coding sequence GTGTCCGCAACTGGTCGAGAATCCGATTCGAAGAACTCACGCGCGGTCGCCGAAGTGGTGGACCTGGTCAGCAGGCTGATCAGGTTCGATACCTCCAATACCGGCGACCTGGCCACCACCAAGGGTGAGCAGGAGTGTGCCGAGTGGGTGGGTGATCGCCTGCGTGAGGTCGGCTACACCACCGAGTACGTGGAGTCGGGCGCTCCCGGCCGCGGCAATCTCTTCGCCCGTCTGCACGGCGCCGATCCCAGCCGAGGCGCGCTGATGATCCACGGTCATCTGGATGTGGTTCCGGCCCAAGCCTCGGACTGGAGTGTGCATCCGTTCTCCGGCGCGGTGCGCGACGGTTATGTGTGGGGTCGCGGAGCGATCGACATGAAGGACATGGTCGGCATGATGCTGGCCGTGGCACGCCAGTTCAAGGCCGAGGGCACGGTCCCGCCGCGCGATCTGGTGTTCGCGTTCCTGGCCGACGAGGAGAACGGGGGCCGGTGGGGTTCGCAGTGGCTGGTCGACAACCGGCCCGATGTGTTCGACGGGGTCACCGAGGCCGTCGGCGAGGTGGGTGGTTTCTCGCTGACGCTGCCGCGCCGTGACGGCACCGAACGCCGGTTCTACCTGGTGGAGACCGCGGAGAAGAGCTTGGGCTGGATGCGTCTTCGAGCCAAGGCGCGCGCCGGGCACGGCTCGTTCCTGCACGAGGACAACGCGGTGACGATCTTGGCTCAGGCGGTGGCGCGGCTGGGCACGCACACCTTCCCGCTGGTGCTGTCGGATTCGGTCGCCGAGTTCCTGTCCGCGGTCGCCGAGGAGACCGGGTTGCCGTTCGATCCGCACGGTCCCGACATCGAAGGTCAGCTGGCCAAGCTGGGCACGATCTCGCGCATCATCGGCGCGACGCTGCGCGACACCGCGAATCCGACCATGCTGGCGGCCGGGTACAAGGCGAACGTGATCCCGCAGACCGCCGAAGCGGTGGTCGACTGCCGGGTGCTGCCGGGGCGGCAGGCCGCGTTCGAGCGCGAGGTCGACGAATTGATCGGCCCCGACGTGCAGCGGGAATGGATCACGAAACTCGACTCCTACGAGACGACCTTCGACGGGCATCTGGTGGACGCGATGAACGACGCGATCCTCGCGCACGATCCCGACGGTCGCACGGTGCCCTACATGCTCTCCGGCGGTACGGACGCGAAGGCCTTCGCCCGCCTGGGGATTCGCTGCTTCGGTTTCGCGCCGCTGCGGCTTCCGCCGGAACTGGATTTCAGCGCGCTGTTCCACGGTGTCGACGAGCGGGTTCCGGTGGAATCGCTCGAGTTCGGCACCAAGGTGCTGGAACATTTCCTGTTGAACAGCTGA
- a CDS encoding YbhB/YbcL family Raf kinase inhibitor-like protein, translating to MAYNPYDALPKVPSFTLTSEDVTDGQPLGNAQVSGVMGAGGKDISPQLSWSGFPPETKSFAVTVFDPDAPTASGFWHWAVADIPASVTSLPSGAADGGLPEGAITLRHDAGGTGYVGAAPPAGHGPHRYFIAVHAVDVEHLGVDENTTPAVLGFNLFSHALARAILVGTHEQK from the coding sequence ATGGCTTACAACCCTTACGACGCGCTTCCGAAGGTCCCCTCGTTCACGCTGACCTCCGAGGATGTCACCGACGGTCAGCCGTTGGGCAACGCTCAGGTCAGTGGCGTGATGGGCGCGGGCGGCAAGGACATCTCCCCGCAGTTGTCCTGGTCGGGGTTCCCGCCGGAGACCAAGAGTTTCGCGGTCACCGTGTTCGACCCGGACGCTCCGACGGCGTCGGGTTTCTGGCATTGGGCCGTGGCCGACATCCCGGCTTCGGTGACCTCGCTGCCCTCGGGCGCCGCCGACGGCGGCCTGCCCGAGGGCGCGATCACCCTGCGCCACGACGCCGGTGGCACGGGCTATGTGGGCGCCGCTCCGCCGGCCGGGCACGGCCCGCACCGGTACTTCATCGCGGTGCACGCGGTGGATGTGGAACACCTGGGCGTCGACGAGAACACCACTCCGGCGGTGCTGGGATTCAATCTGTTCTCGCACGCGCTGGCGCGCGCGATCCTGGTGGGTACCCACGAGCAGAAGTGA
- a CDS encoding AMP-dependent synthetase/ligase, with protein sequence MSISAIGFAHETGKTVYTVPEAFQETLTLRPDQIALRTVGGTTEITWREYGERVRALAAGLAGLGVKHGDTVGIMLTNRPEFNLVDTAALHLGATPFSVYNTSSPEQITHQFGNAGNKVVVTEQAFLEVIKATGVDIEYIVVVDGPATGTLTLADLAANPAADFDFDAAWRAVTNTDLATLIYTSGTTGPSKGVEITHANALAQITALVSGPLRVGLDDRAVSYLPAAHVADRISGHTINLVTGIQITTVPDPREIAAALPDARPTTFFGVPRVWQKIKGGVEAKLAAEASPVKKKLALWAVDTGVAAARADLAGKGRPALLSLQHKLAEKLVLSKLRAALGFDELKVAASGAAPIPAETLEFYLGLGFTVSEVWGMSETTGVGTYTELDKPRPGTVGRVVDGAEIKLAEDGEVLIRGPIVTRGYRGMPDKTAEAIDDEGWLHTGDVGTIDDDGYLTIIDRKKELIINEAGKNIAPSNIENAVKAVSSLVSQVVAIGEAKPYITALIALDPDMLALRAKDFGATDADFATLTARREIIDEVHAAVKAGNTKLSRVEQIKRFTVVDSVWEPGGDELTPKMSLKRKPIAEKYATTIAELYAETPPAHVVNV encoded by the coding sequence ATGAGCATTTCAGCAATCGGTTTCGCGCACGAGACGGGCAAGACGGTCTACACCGTGCCCGAAGCCTTCCAGGAGACCCTCACGCTGCGACCCGATCAGATCGCGCTGCGCACGGTCGGCGGTACCACCGAGATCACCTGGCGCGAATACGGTGAACGGGTGCGGGCCCTGGCGGCCGGGCTGGCCGGACTCGGCGTGAAGCACGGCGACACCGTCGGCATCATGCTCACCAACCGTCCGGAGTTCAACCTCGTCGACACCGCCGCGCTGCACCTGGGTGCCACCCCGTTCTCGGTGTACAACACCAGCTCCCCCGAGCAGATCACCCACCAATTCGGCAACGCGGGCAACAAGGTCGTCGTCACCGAACAGGCCTTCCTCGAGGTCATCAAGGCCACCGGTGTCGACATCGAGTACATCGTCGTCGTCGACGGCCCCGCCACCGGCACGCTGACCCTGGCCGACCTCGCGGCCAACCCCGCCGCCGACTTCGATTTCGACGCCGCCTGGCGCGCGGTCACCAACACCGACCTGGCCACCCTCATCTACACCTCCGGCACCACCGGCCCGTCCAAGGGGGTGGAGATCACCCACGCCAACGCCCTCGCCCAGATCACCGCGCTGGTCAGCGGCCCGCTGCGGGTCGGTCTCGACGACCGGGCGGTGTCCTACCTGCCCGCCGCGCACGTCGCCGACCGTATCTCCGGACACACCATCAACCTGGTCACCGGCATCCAGATCACCACCGTGCCCGACCCCCGCGAGATCGCCGCCGCCCTGCCCGATGCCCGGCCCACCACCTTCTTCGGCGTGCCGCGCGTGTGGCAGAAGATCAAGGGCGGCGTGGAGGCCAAACTCGCCGCCGAGGCCAGCCCGGTCAAGAAGAAGCTCGCCCTGTGGGCCGTGGACACCGGCGTCGCCGCCGCCCGCGCCGACCTCGCGGGCAAGGGCCGCCCCGCACTGCTGTCGCTGCAGCACAAGCTGGCCGAGAAGCTGGTGCTGTCCAAGCTGCGTGCCGCCCTGGGTTTCGACGAACTCAAGGTCGCCGCCTCCGGCGCCGCCCCCATCCCCGCCGAAACCCTGGAGTTCTACCTGGGACTGGGCTTCACCGTCAGCGAAGTGTGGGGCATGTCGGAGACCACCGGCGTGGGCACCTACACCGAACTGGACAAGCCGCGCCCCGGCACCGTCGGCCGCGTCGTCGACGGTGCGGAGATCAAGCTGGCAGAGGACGGCGAGGTCCTCATCCGCGGCCCCATCGTCACCCGCGGCTACCGCGGCATGCCCGACAAGACCGCCGAGGCGATCGACGACGAGGGCTGGCTGCACACCGGTGACGTCGGCACCATCGACGACGACGGTTACCTGACGATCATCGATCGCAAGAAGGAACTGATCATCAACGAGGCGGGCAAGAACATCGCCCCCAGCAATATCGAGAACGCCGTCAAAGCGGTGTCCTCCTTGGTCAGCCAGGTCGTGGCCATCGGCGAGGCCAAGCCCTACATCACCGCGCTGATCGCCCTCGATCCCGACATGCTCGCACTGCGCGCCAAGGACTTCGGTGCCACCGACGCCGACTTCGCGACCCTCACCGCGCGCCGCGAGATCATCGACGAGGTGCACGCCGCGGTCAAGGCGGGCAACACCAAGCTCTCCCGGGTCGAGCAGATCAAGCGCTTCACCGTCGTCGACTCGGTGTGGGAGCCCGGCGGCGACGAACTGACCCCGAAGATGTCGCTCAAGCGCAAGCCGATCGCCGAGAAGTACGCCACCACCATCGCCGAGCTCTACGCCGAGACCCCGCCCGCGCACGTCGTCAACGTCTGA